DNA sequence from the candidate division KSB1 bacterium genome:
CGACCAGGAACACCATGCGCAGCCTGAGCGGCGCAAGCAGGCTGTCGGCGAGCAGACCAGGCGCCTCACACTCCACAAGGCGCATGCGGGAGCGCCGGCCACCAATGCGCAACGGCTCCTGTTGCAGCAGGTCATTCAGCGAGCGGGCGAACTCTGTGAAAAAATCTTCTACCTCGGCGGCGCTGAGCACGGTGTCGGCATTGGTGTCGATCATGTTGCGAATGTGCGGCGCAAGCTGGCCGAGATAGAGGGATTCGTATTGCACAGTGATGAGCGTCGGGTCGACGTGCACCCAGACTTGGTCGCGCATCTCTTCAGGGGTTTGCGAAAAGCGGTAACCGTGCGCCGCCAGCGGCTGGGTGAGCGTCACCAACAGGAGGAGCGCTGCGCACCGACTCGTCACCATGGGGCAGCACGGAAAAAGGGGGCGGCGCTGAGGCGGGACCGGGCTCTGCTTGTGCTCCAGGGGCCACGCGTCGGCAACGGCCAGCTACTTTCGCGCCGCCATAGGCGCTCAGAATTGCGCATTGACGCCTATCCGTTGCGCAGCACCCAACAGGCCAAAGTCGCTGTAAGCGTAATCCAATCGGAAGCACAGCCCACCCACATCCACTTGCAGTCCGCCGCCGAAGGAGTAGCGCGCCACATCATGATTGAGACGATAGCCACTGCGGAGGAAGAGGAGATTCTGGTAGCACCACTCTGCGCCAACCTCCCCCAAAGGGCGGCCGTCGTTGGGCTTCATGGCGGAGAAGCTTACCGCCAGCCTCTGTGCCTGGCCGTCGATGGCGTTGATGGCCAGACCAAAAGTAAAGTTCGTGGGCAACGGGTACGATTCGTGCACGAACTTGACTTCCGAGCCGAAATTGGCGATCTTCATGCCGAAGCGAAAACCGCGAAAGTGGGTCACGTAGAGGACGGCGATGTCCGCCGCCACAGCCGCGCCGACGAAATCAGAGTACAGCGCCATGCGGATGTAGTTGAGTGTGCCGCCAAAAGTGACACGGTCGGTCAAATAGCGAGCGTAGCTGAGTCCTATGCGATAGTTCCCGGCGTAGAAGGTCTCGCCGGTGCCGTCTGGCTGCAGGGGAGTGCGCACCTTCATCTCGTCGGTGTAAAGCGCGGTGGCCGAGAGCGCAAACGTGCCGGCGCGGCCAAAGGTGCGGGCTGCCGCCACATAATCGTGGTTGATGCCCGCAAACCAGCCCGTATGGGTGAAAGCCACAGCATTGCCCGGAATCCAGGCTAAGGCAGCTGGGTTGTAGTGAGCCGCCTCGGCGCCGTCGACCATGGCAATGAACGCGTCGCCCATGCCTGCGCCTCGGGCGCTGACGCCTATCTTGAGAAACTGCGCATCAGTACTGCCAGGGCGCTCGTACTGGGCGACGACCACGGCCGGCAGGAGCAGCACCACCCCCAACCATTTTCGATACGCAAGCTTCGTCTTCTTTCTCATACGAACGACGGTCCTCTACTTGATCACCACAAACTTGCCCACTTGCACCTCGCCAGTGCGCTTGTCCTCCACCGTGAAAAGGTAGATGCCGCTGGCGATGGCCTGCCCCACCGAGGAGGTCAGGTTCCAGTCCTCATAGCCACGACTGGCGTCATCGTGTTCCAGCGTGGTGATAAGGTCTCCGGCCAAAGTGTACACCTTGATAATGCACTGCGCCGGCAGGTTAATAAACTGCACACGCCTGTCCTGCTCCATCCATCGTTTGCGTGTGCCCGCCGGCTTTTCCCACTGCGGATTGTATTGATGATAGGCCACGTCGCCCCGATAGGGATTAGGCACGACGGCCACCTGCCCCACCTTCTCCGGCGGCGGGGTACCAGGCACCACCTTCTTGGCGTTGGCCGTCACGCTCGACTCCTGAGAAGGAAAATTGGTCACCGAGTCGGGCTTGGAAAAGGCGGTGACACTGTAGTAGTACTCGACGTTGTTCACCAAGCCCACATCGGTGTATTCGTAGGCAAGCCCGGTGTTTTGGCCGTAGCGATTTCCCGGTAGGTCGTACTCTGCCAGCAAGGTCCACGGTCCCTGGGCGCTCACGGTGCTCTTGTAGAGTCGATACCCTTCGAACGGCTGCGAGCTGTGGTCCCCGCGATAAGGGTCGTAGTACTTCTCCGGGTCCACCTCACCAGCCAGTGGTTTCCAGGAGAGCGTCACGCGGTGCGATGCAGGAAAGACCCGCAGCGGTGGCCGAGGAGGTGGAAACGGCACGCGATAGCGCCGGTCGCGCAGAAACTCCAGGTACTTGGCATTCTTCATCAGACCCGCCATGCCCATCCCGAAGACTTCGCCTATCTCGAAGTGAAGCGTGTCACCCACGTTCAGGTAGGGGAAAGGCCCAAAGGCAATCGAAATATGCGCCCGTTCGATCTCGGGGCGGTTTTGCATGATCTCGCCGCTGGCCATGCCCAGCCGGTAGCGCACCGGGTCTCGGCCCCACCCGGCCAAGTCCTCGTGATTGTACCACTTGAAGGTCCACTTGAGCGTGCTATCGGCCGGATAGAGCACCTTGATGCCGATGGGGCTTATCGCCGTACCATCATCGCCGCCGGGGTTATCCTCACCCACGGCCATGAATTGCGCTGGGAAGAAGTAGGTATGTTCATCTAAGAAGTTGAGAGCCGCGTCGTTGTTGCCAATCTCGCCATGCAGCCAAAAGCCGACGTACACCTCCCGCAAGGGGAACTTGGTGGGCATCACGTTGTAATTGAACACGAGAAATTCGTCCAGCGGCGGCGAACTCCAGGCATAACTCCACTGTACCACGTCCAGATAGAGTGGGGTGTGGTCAGTGACGTTGAGGATGTTATAGTCGCTATACCGGCAGACAAAGTCCTGGTCGGAGATAGCCGCGTAGCGTGGCCAATACGGAATGTCAACTGTATCACCCTTCTGTACCACCCACACCGTATCCCATGGTTCGGCAGTGGGGAAGAACTCGTGGGGCGTGAAGTGGGTCCGCGACACGGAGACAAGCGTGTCCCCGGACGGGGTGATGGCCCCGATCCAGATCCCACCTTGGTAGACATGTTCCTCGTTGCTGCCCGGCGGCATTTCGCAATACAAGAGCCCCGGATAGCCCACGCGTACGTAGTCGTGGGTGTCGTCCAAGGTGCCCATGTTAGTCACCAGCTGCCGCACCTTGCCCACGTTGTGCAGCTTCCAATCCAGGTTGGTCCACTGCGCCTTCGCCGGGAAGGCCCACAGGAACAGAAGGCAACAAGCAACGACCGCTGCCGCCCACCTGCAAGTTGCAAGGCTCATGGGTACACCCAAGACTCTCACTCTTCTTCCTGTTTTGCGCAAGGTGGTTCGCATCATTTGATTATCACGAACTTGCCCACTTGTACGGCGCCGGTTCTGGTGTCCTTGACGGTGAAAAGGTAGATGCCACTTGCAACCGCCTGTCCCACGCCGGAGGTCAGGTTCCAGTCTTCATACCCCTTGTACGGGTCGTGGTGGCTGATGGAGATGACATGGTCACCTGCTAAGGTGTAGACATCGATTTCGCACGCCTCAGGTAGGTTGATGAACTGGATACGACGGTCCTGCTCCATCCAGCGCTCGCGCGTGCCCTTCGGGCGCTCCCATGGCGGGTTGTAGGAGTGATAAGCGACGTCGCCGCGGTAGGGATTGGGAACCACTGCGACCTGTCCCACCGTGGCAGGAGGCTCAGTCCCCGGCACCACCACCTTGGCATTGGCGGGGACACTGGATTCCTGCGAGGGAAAACCCGACACGGTGTCAGGCTTCGAGTACGCGGTCACCGAGTAGTAGTACTCGAGGTTGTTGAGCAGCCCTACGTCAGTGTACTCGTAGGCCAGGCCGGTGTTTGCCCCAAGATCGTTGCCAGGCAGGTCATATTCGGCCAACAGGGTCCATGGGCCGGTGGGGCCGACCGTGCTCTTGTACACACGGTATCCTTCGAACGGCTGCGGACAGTGGTCGGCGCGATTGGGGTCCTGGTAGGTCTCCGGATCTGGCTCGCCTGGCTGCGCCTTCCAGCGCAGCACCACCTGGTGAGAGCGGGTCTCCACCCGCAGCGGCGGCCGCGGCGGCGGCGACGGCACCTTGAAGTCGTTCGCCACCAACCAGTCCAAACGATCGGCGTTCTTCAGCAGCCCCTTGAGACCCTTGCCGAGGATCTCACCCACATAGAACTGCACCGTGTCGCCAACCTGGAGGTTGAACGGTCCGAAGGCTATGAAAAACTGCGAGCCGATGGGGTCAAGCTGGTTTTGCATGATCACCCCTGCCGCCATCTCTCGGTAGCGGTCAGGGTCGCGCGCGGGCGGGCCAAAGTCCGGGTTTTGGATCCAGTTAAAGGTCCAGCGCAGCTTGCCCATCCCCTGGGGCGGATAAATCTTGACCGCGATGGGGCTGTACGCATCGCCATCAGGCCCGCCTGCGGCGTCTATTGAGACACCCATCTGCCGTTCCGGATAGTAGACCGAATAGTCGTCCAGCGCAAAGGACCACCCCGGACCGCGGTAGCCGACATTCCCGTCCAGCCAGTAAGCAACCCACACATTCTGCAAGGGCTTGGCTGTGGCGGTCACCCAGTAGCGGAACACCACCATTTCGTCCAACGGCGGTGAGGCCCAGACATGACTGGTCTGGATCACGTCCACATACAACGGGGTGTGCAAGGCGATGTTGGTAATGTGAAAGTCCGCATACCGGCAGACAAAGTCCTGATCGCCAACGGCTGTATAGCCCGGCCAATAGGGTATGTCCACCGTGTCTCCCTTTTCCACCACCCAAATGGTGTCCCATTTGGCAGAGCTGGGGAAGAACTCGACGTCGGAATGCCAGCTGGTCGTCACCGAGACCGCAGTGTCAACGCCGGTGATCGCACCAATCCAGATACCGCCCTCCCCCACGTGTTCCTCATGGCTGCCGGGCGGGAACTCGCAATAGATGAGCCCTGTCCAACTTCCCCATAAGACCCAGGTGGGCCACAGGCTGCCGATGTTGGAGACAAACTGCCGCACCTTGCCTACGTCGTGCAGCTTCCAGTCCAGGGCCACCCGGGCCTGGCCAAGGAGCGAAGTGCTCAACACCAGCGTCGCCACGAGGGTGAGAAGAGCCGCACACCTTCGGCGAGGGGTCGCGTGACAGCATACCCCTTGGCGCCGTTGCCGGCCGGGGAACAAGTGGTACTCCCGATCTTCAGTCCAATGACCAGTCAATGCTCGTTCCTATCTTTACGTGCCGGCCCGTGGAAAACTGCCGTGGGTCCATGAGGCTGTAAATCTTGTGCCAGCTCAGGTACTGGTAGACAT
Encoded proteins:
- a CDS encoding PorV/PorQ family protein, translated to MRKKTKLAYRKWLGVVLLLPAVVVAQYERPGSTDAQFLKIGVSARGAGMGDAFIAMVDGAEAAHYNPAALAWIPGNAVAFTHTGWFAGINHDYVAAARTFGRAGTFALSATALYTDEMKVRTPLQPDGTGETFYAGNYRIGLSYARYLTDRVTFGGTLNYIRMALYSDFVGAAVAADIAVLYVTHFRGFRFGMKIANFGSEVKFVHESYPLPTNFTFGLAINAIDGQAQRLAVSFSAMKPNDGRPLGEVGAEWCYQNLLFLRSGYRLNHDVARYSFGGGLQVDVGGLCFRLDYAYSDFGLLGAAQRIGVNAQF